A segment of the Bordetella flabilis genome:
ACTGGGGCGGCCCGCTGCCGTTCGAAAACAGCGCCACGCGGCGACCGCGCGGGCGTCGCGCGTAACCCAGCACTTTCAAGGCGGAAAACAGTTGCACGAAATAGCGCACGCGGACCGCGCCCGCGCGGCGCAGCACGGCATCGAACACCGCGTCGTCGTCGCTGCCGCGCCCCGCCTTCAACACCACCACCGGCTTGACGCTCGCGGCCGCACGCAAGGCGCTGATGAAGGCGCGCGCCGGACCCACGTCCTCCAGGTACAAGGCAATGCTGTCGGTGCGGGGGTCGGTCGCCAGGTAGTCCAGGACCGGTCCCAGTCCGACGATGGCTTCATCGCCCAGGGCGACGGCCGTCGAGAAACCGAAATGCACGTCCTCGGCCCAGTCCATGACGGCAGCGATGATGGAACGCGACTGCGCGACCAGCGCCACCCGCCCGGTGCGGGCCAGCGCGGGATGCTGGCTGAAGTTCAGGCCGGCCGGCGGGCGCTGCACGCCGAAGGCTCGCGGCCCCAGCAGCTTGCAGCGATGCTCCTGCGCCCACGCCTGGCACAGGGCGGCCGTACCGCGTGGATAGGGATCCACCTGCTCGTGCGGCAGTACGATGAGCGCGCGCGGTGCGCATGCGCCGAGCCGCCGCAGGGTTTCCGCGAAAACCCCGGGAGCCACGCACACCAGGCCCAGATCCGGCCGTTCACCCTCGGGCAGGCCTGTCCAGCGCTGCGGCATGTCCGGCACGCTGCCGGCAATGCAGGGCACGCAGGTGGTGCGGACGCGCAGGCCGTCCGGCAGCATCTGCACGCCCGGCAAGGGCCGGTCCGCGATGATGACCAGTGAACGGGGTTCGAACAGAGAAGCCAGCGCGTGTCGGAGCATGGACACCTACCCTATTCTAAAATGGCGCCACCGCGCAATATAACCATCCGGCATTCCATGACCCAGACCCCGAATTCCCGCGTCCGCACCCGCTTCGCACCATCGCCTACCGGCTTCCTGCACCTGGGCGGCGCGCGCACCGCGCTTTTCTCCTGGGCCTTCGCCCGCCACCACGGCGGCGTCTTCGTGCTGCGCATCGAGGACACCGACGTCGAGCGGTCCACCCCGGAAGCGGTACAAGCCATCCTCGATAGCATGGACTGGCTGGGCATGCAGCCCGACGAAGGTCCGTTCTACCAGATGCAGCGCATGGACCGCTATCGCGAAGTGGTGGCCCAGATGCTGGCCGCCGGTACGGCCTATCACTGCTACTGCACGCCGGAAGAAGTGGAAGCCATGCGCGAACGTGCCCGCGCGCAAGGCTTGAAGCCACGCTACGACGGCACCTGGCGCCCCGAACAGGGCAAGACCCTGCCGCCCGTACCGGCAGGGCGCCAGCCGGTCGTCCGCTTCAAGAACCCGCTCACGGGCGTCACCAGCTGGAACGATATGGTCAAGGGCCCGATCAGCTTCGACAACGGCGAACTGGACGACCTGATCATCGCGCGGCCGGACGGCACGCCGACCTATAACTTCTGCGTCGTGGTCGACGACTGGGACATGGGAATCACCCACGTGTTGCGCGGCGATGACCACGTCAACAATACGCCGCGCCAGATCAATATCCTGCGCGCGCTGGGTGCCACACTGCCCGAGTACGGCCATGTCCCCATGATCCTGGGCCCGGACGGCGAAAAACTGTCCAAGCGCCACGGTGCAGTGAACGTCATGGAGTACGACAAGGAAGGCTACCTGCCCGAGGCCATGGTCAACTATCTGGCCCGCCTGGGCTGGAGCCATGGCGACGACGAACTGTTCACGCGCGCCCAACTGGTGGAATGGTTCGACACGCGGCACCTGTCCAAGTCGGCATCGCAGTGGGATCCCAAGAAGCTCAACTGGGTGAATGCGCACTATCTTCGGCAGATGAGCGATGCCGACCTGGCCGCGCACGTCGCGCCCCGCCTGGCGCGGCGTGGCGGCGACCCCGCGGCCGCCGACCTGGCGGCAGTTGTAGGGCTGCTGAAAGACCGCGCCGAAACCCTGGAGCAATTGGCCGAAGGCGCGATGCTCTTCTGCGGGCCGTTCGGGGGCGTGCCGGCCGAACTGGCAGCGCAGCACCTCACCGATGCGGCGCGCGAGGCATTGCGCGACTTCGCGCGGGAGAGCGCCACCTCCGACTGGAGCCGGGAGTCCCTGTCGGCCACCATCAAGAAAGTACTGGCCGCGCGCGGCATCAAAATGCCGCAGTTGGCCATTCCGCTGCGCGTGGCGGTTACCGGGCAGACGCAGACGCCGGCCATCGACGCCGTGCTGGCGCTGCTGGGCAAGGAAAAGGTGCTGCAGCGGCTGGAGGCAGCGCTGGCATGAAGGCCGGCACGGCCGCGGCCACGACGATGTGGTGGCCGCGGCTGTGCCAGGCTAAGCAAGAGGGCCACGGGCCCGGCGCCGGTGCGCGACGGACCTGAGCGGCTCGAACCGCCGCCGGCCGGTCAGCGCAGCGCGTAACCCTGGGGCATTTTGCGCGCCTTCAGCACCTGGCCCGCGGCCTTGAGATCCCGCAGCACCAGCGTCGTCTTGTTTATGGTCTCGACGCGGTAGCGATTCGTGTAGATTGGATCCGCCGGATCCACCTGGTCCCCATTGGACTCGGTCGTCTGCATCGTGTAGGTGCCGTTGGCAAAGGTCCAGCAGCCTGTTTCGTCCAGGCCGGGCCGTTTCTTGTTGCGGATCTTCAACTGCGTCTGGTAACGCATCTTGCCGTCGGGCGACAGCACCAGCAAGGTTTCCTGGGTGCCGCCGATACCGCGTGGCGTCGAAACGGAATACCAGGTGCCCACGAAGGCGTCGGCGCCGGCGCTGGGCGCGCAGACGACGGGCTTGGGGGGCGCGGGCGGCTGGGGCGTGGACGACGACGTTTCTTTCTTCGTCGCGCAACCCGCTACGATCAGGGTCGCGCATGCAAGGCCGGCGAAACGCGAAAAAGCACTGCTCATGAGTTCCTCACAGGCCACCGAAGCGTCCGCATGCCGCGGAAAAAAGCGCATCGGTGCGAGACATCGATTCTGAAGAGCGCAGCGTGAAGACGCAACGACGGCGCCGGCGATTGTGCGAACGGCGCAACACATGCGGATGCCTGGAAGCAGGCATGGCGCTTGCCGCCGCGCGGCGGCATCGCAACTGCACGCCAAGGACCACGACTAGGTTCGTACCCGTGACTGCGCGGCCTTCTCGCGCAACAGCGCCTCCATGGCCGACGCCGCAGGCGACAAGGTGCGGCCCGCCAATCGCGTAATGCCCAACTCCCGCACGATGCGCGGCCTGCGCAAGGGCACGAAGACCAGGCGCGCCGCATCCGTGGGCATGCCCAGTTCCGCCAGCACGGTCGCCCCCACGCCGCGTTCGAGCATGGCGACCAGTGACATCATGTTGGAGACGAAGAGCGGCAGCTCCATCATGAAGGCGGCCGCGCGGTGCCCCAGCAACTGGCGGTGCGCCATGGTCCCGATGAGCGGCAGCGCGGAGATTTCCTTCCATGTCACCGACGCGCGCCCGGAGAAGGGATGGTCGTCGCGGCAAACCAGCCCGAATGCATCGCGCCACAACGGTTCGAACACCAGCCGTTTGTCGCTCAGCACCGGGCTGCAGATGCCCAGTTCGGCCTGGCCGGACAACACCATGCGCTCCACGCCTTCCGAGTTGTCGTCGTACAGCCGCATCGCCACCCCGGGATACGAGGCCCGATAGCGGGCGGTGAGTTCCGGTATCCAGAGCGTCGCGGCAGTGGCGACCGCCGCCAGGGTCAGCAGGCCGGTTTCGCTGCGTGCCATGCCGCCCATGCTCCTGGACACGCGTTCGTGGTGTTCCACCAGTTCGCGGGCCAGCGGCAGGCAGGCTTCGCCAAAGCGCGTCAGGCTGACGCGGCTGCCCCGCTCGAACAGGGGCTGACCCAGGCGCTGCTCCATTTCCCGGATCGAAAGCGACAGGGCCGGCTGGGATCGAAACGCACGCGCGGCCGCGGCGCGAAAGCTGCGCAACTCCGCCACCAGCAGGAAGTGACGATAGTGCGAGATGGACAGATCCGGAATCAGGCTCATGGCTGGCCGCCTATTTGCGTGATTTATCGGGAGATATAAAAAATAAATTTTTCTGATCGTAGCGCAGCCGCCTACCATTCGCCGCATGGACATCGACTTGCTGCCGACCGTACCCGACTTCGACCGGATGGACTCGCTGCCTGCCTTCCCTGCCGGGCAGGGGCGCCTTGTCGTCGGCTCGCAGTCCGGCGCCAAGGGTCCTGCGCTGCTGTTCGTGCATGGGGCCTATCACGGTGCATGGTGCTATGCGGGCTACCTGGACTACTTCGCCACGCATGGCATCGCTTGCGCGGCGCTGGATCTGCCAGGCCACGGCTGGCTGCCACCGCCACGGGACTTCGCCCGCTATGGCGTGCGCGACTTCGGCCAGTGCGTGGTGGATGCGGTCGACCTGATGGCGGACTCCGTCGTGTTGGTGGGGCACAGCCTGGGTGCGCTGCCCGCGCTATGGGCAGCGACCCAGCGCGACGTCGCGGGCGTCGTATTGATCGCGCCCTCCCCGCCTTCCAACGTACCGGGTGCGCAATCCCTGCCGCCGGTACCGCTGGGCGCCAGCCGGGCGCCGCCGGGACCGGACGAAATACGGCGCAGGTTCGTCGGCGGCCTCGCGTGCCACGAGATCGCCGCGATCGCGGCACGCCTTTGCCCGGAAAGCCCCGAAGCCTTGAACGACCGTTATCTGCTGCGCATGGAAATTCCGCCTTGCGCCGTCAGCGTCCCAGGTTTGTGCCTGGAGGCCGGCGAAGAGGACGGCGACAGGCACCCCTCGGGACAGGACAAGGCGATCGCGGAGCTTTACGACTTCGAATACCGCCGCCTTGCCGATCTGCCCCATTGCATGATGTACGCGAAGGGGTGGCAGGACAGCGCCGAGGTGATCCGGGAATGGCACGAACGGAGGTTCCGGCGCTGAGGCTGCATGCGTTCGTGCCGAATATGGGCAGCCTCTATATATATAGAGAGAGGCCTCCACGAACAGCAAGGGTCTGCCAGAATAGCCGCTCATAGAGAAGCCGCCGGTTCCATGGGACGTCCGCATCGCGGCGTGCCGGAACGGACCGGCCTATATATCGTGGCGGGCGCGCCGGACGCGCACGGCCGCAGCGCGGGCGCCGCCAAACCGCCCGCGTCCGCAGCGGGGAACGGGGAGACGGGCATGCGATACATGACGCGGTTGGCACTGCTGCTGGCGTGCGGCCTCTGGGCATCGGCATCCGCGCACGCGGAGCAATGGCCGGACCGCACGGTCACCATCGTCGTGCCTTCCGCCGCGGGCGGCGCCGCCGACCTGACCGCGCGCACCTTCGCACAATACCTGGGCGCTCGGACGCAGCGTACCGTCGTGGTGGAAGACCGCCCTGGCGCGGGCGGCATCGTCGGCACGAATTCGGTGAAATCCGCGCCAGCCGATGGCTATACCTTCCTGCTGTCCACCAACTCGACACAGGCGGCGAACTTGTACCTGTACAAATCGCTGCCATACGATCCGCTGAAGGACTTCCGCCAGGTCGGCATGCTGGGCACCTTCGGTGCGGTCGCGGTCGTCGCCCCCCAGAGTCCCTTCGGCAGCATGCCCGAATTGGTGGAGCACGCGCGGCGGCATCCCGGCAAGGTTTTCTACGGCTACTACAGTTCATCGTCGCAGGTGCCGTCCGCGCTGCTCAAGGCGCGGGCCGGCATCCAGATCGACGGCGCGGCCTACAAGAACGTCACGCAGATCATCACCGACCTGCGCGGCGGCCAGATCGATTTTGCGTTCGTGGACTACCTGACCGCCATGGGACAGATCGACGGCAAGGGCTTGCGGGCCATCGCGGTGTCGGGCGAGACGCCCAATCCGGCCTGGCCGGACGTGCCCACCATGTCGTCCTTTTATCCGGGCTTCGTCGTGGTGGGGTGGCTGGGCCTGTCGGCGCCGGCGGGCACGCCGGAGGCGGTCGTGAACACCATGAACCGCTACATCGCCCAGGCGGTCCAGGACCCGGAGATCCGCGACAAGCTGGCGCGGCTCGGCTTGCAACCGCGGCACATGGACGTGCCGCAGTTCGACGCTTTCGTGCGCGAGGACGCCGGCCGCTGGAAACAGTGGATCGAGACCGCCGGCATCACCCCGCAGTGACGTGAACCCGGGAGGCTACCATGCGACAATGGCGCACCGGAGCAGGCACTTCGCCGCATAGCGTGGCCGCGCCAGCACGTAGTGTCTAGTAACAACTTAAAGAAGTATCGCGTTTCACTTCACGCTTGTAGCGCCCCCCAACCACCACTAGAATTAGGGCTTGGGAACGGGGCGAAACACAACATCTTGTGGTTGGGACGAGGCTACAGGCCGCTCGGCCTGCACGTCCGCTGGTAACCGCCACCCTATCCTTCGCAACAGTCAACGAACATCCGGGCGCGACGTCAGTCGCGCTTTCTTCTACGCACAGGAGCTTCCATGCAGCAGACTTCGATCGCCTCTGTGACCCGGCCCAGCGCCGTGCCGCCTTCTCAATCCGATGCTCCCGCCGCCTCCACCGGGCAATGGGCGGGCTATCAGGTCATCCGCCGCAATGGCGCCGTCGTCGGTTTCGAACCCAGCAAGATCGCCATCGCCCTGACCAAGGCCTTTCTGGCCGTCAACGGCGGCCAGGGCGCCGCTTCCGCGCGTGTGCGCCAACTGGTCGAAACCCTGACGCAGCAGGCCGTCAACGCGCTGGTGCGCAACCGCCCCAACGGCGGCACCTTCCATATTGAAGATATCCAGGACCAGGTCGAACTCGCCCTGATGCGTTCGGGCGAGCACGATGTCGCGCGTGCCTATGTGCTGTATCGCGAAAAGCGCTCGCAGGAACGTGCTGCCGCCGACCACAAGGCCAAGCCGACCGACGCGCCGCAGGCCGAGCATGTGCTGAACGTCACGGACCAGGGAGTGAAGCGCCCGCTGGACCTGACCGCACTGCGCGCCACCATCGAAGCTGCCGGCGTGGGCCTGTCGAACTATATCGATGCCGAATCCATCCTGAAGGAAACGGTCAAGAACCTGTACGACGGCATCCCGGTCGACGAAGTCTTCAAATCCGCGATCCTGTCGGCGCGCGCGCTGGTCGAAAAAGATCCGGCCTACAGCCAGGTCACGGCGCGCCTGCTGCTGCATACGATCCGCCGCGAAGTCCTGGGCGAAGAAGTCTCGCAAGCGCAAATGGTGCAGCGCTATGCCGAATATTTCCCGGCGTTCATCTCGCGCGGGATCGAAGGCGGACTGCTGGACGCCAAGCTGGCGCAATTCGATCTGCCCCGACTGGCTGCTGCGCTGGACGCCACGCGCGACCTGCAGTTCGGCTACCTGGGCCTGCAGACCCTGTACGACCGCTACTTCCTGCACATCCGCGGCCAGCGCATCGAGCTGCCGCAAGTCTTTTTCATGCGCGTGGCCATGGGCCTGGCGCTGGGCGAAACGCAACCGGCAGTCGATCGCGAAGCGCGTGCCATCGAGTTCTACGAGATCCTCTCGTCCTTCGACTTCATGAGCTCCACGCCGACGCTGTTCAATTCCGGCACCCTGCATTCCCAATTGTCGTCTTGCTACCTGACCACCGTCTCGGACGACCTGGAAGGCATCTACGACGCCATCAAGGAAAACGCGTTGCTGGCCAAATACGCCGGCGGCCTGGGCAACGACTGGACCCCGGTACGCGCCTTGCGTAGCCACATCAAGGGCACCAACGGTGAAAGCCAGGGCGTGGTTCCGTTCCTGAAGGTCGTCAACGACACCGCGGTCGCGGTCAACCAGGGCGGCAAGCGCAAGGGCGCCGTGTGCACCTATCTGGAAACGTGGCACCTGGACATCGAAGAATTCCTGGAGCTGCGCAAGAACACCGGAGACGAGCGCCGCCGCACCCACGACATGAACACCGCGAACTGGATACCCGATCTCTTCATGAAGCGCGTCATGGAGAATGGCGAGTGGACGCTGTTCTCGCCCTCCGACTGCCCCGACCTGCACGACAAATACGGTCGCGCGTTCGAGCAGGCCTACCTCGGCTATGAAGCCCGCGTGGCCAGCGGCGAGCTCAAGCTCTTCAAGAAGATGCCGGCGCTGACGCTATGGCGCAAGATGCTGTCGATGCTGTTCGAAACCGGCCATCCCTGGATCACGTTCAAGGATCCTTGCAATATCCGCTCGCCGCAACAGCACGTCGGCGTGGTGCACAGCTCCAATCTCTGCACGGAGATCACGCTCAACACGAACGAATCGGAAATTGCCGTGTGCAACCTGGGTTCCGTGAACCTGGTCGCCCACATGAAACCCACTGCGGACGGCGGCTACGAGCTGGATCACGAGAAGCTCAAGCGCACCATCAGCGTCGCCATGCGCATGCTCGACAACGTTATCGACATCAACTACTACGCGGTCGACAAGGCGAAGAACTCCAACCAGCGCCATCGTCCCGTCGGTCTCGGGATCATGGGTTTCCAGGACTGCCTGCATCTGATGCGCGTACCGTATGCCTCCGACGCAGCAGTGGATTTCGCCGATCGCTCGATGGAAGCGGTGTGCTATTACGCATACTGGGCGTCCAGCGAACTCGCGCAGGAACGTGGCCGCTATCCGTCGTATGAAGGCTCGCTGTGGGACCGCGGCATTCTTCCCCAAGACACGTTGGAACTGCTGCGTGAAGAACGTGGCGGCCATGTTGAAGTCGATGCATCGTCGACGCTGGATTGGGATACGTTGCGTGCGCGCATCAAAGCGCATGGCATGCGTAACTCCAATTGCGTGGCAATCGCCCCAACTGCGACGATTTCCAATATCATTGGTGTATCTGCGTGCATCGAACCTACTTACCAGAACTTGTACGTTAAATCGAATCTCTCCGGCGAGTTCACTGTCGTCAACGAGTATCTCGTTCGCGAACTGAAGAAACTCGGTCTCTGGGACGAAGTCATGGTCGCCGACCTTAAGTACTTCGACGGCAGCCTGTCCCGTATCGATCGCGTGCCTGCTGAACTCCGCGCCATCTACGCCACGGCGTTCGAAGTTCCACCGACCGCGTTGGTGGAATGCGCGTCGCGTCGCCAGAAGTGGATCGATCAGTCGCAGTCGCTCAATATTTATATGGCGGGAGCCTCGGGCAAGAAGCTCGACGAAACCTACAAGCTGGCGTGGCAACGCGGCCTGAAGACCACCTACTATCTGCGTACGCTGGGTGCCACCAGCGCCGAAAAATCAACCGGACGGGGCGGCGAACTGAATGCCGTCACCGCTGGCGGCCAGGCCAGCCCGATGGCTGTGTCGGGCGCGTCATCGGCTCCGCACCTGCCCGAACCTGAAATCGTCGGAGCGGTTTGCACCATGCGGCCGGGCGATCCCGGCTTCGAAGAGTGCGAAGCCTGCCAGTAATCGACCGCCTCCGGAGACTTTCATCATGATCAATTGGGAAGACGATAACGTCGCGCTGCAACCGGCCCAGCCCACCGCCACTCCGGCGGGCGGCATGCCGGTGCGCGCCGCGACCGGCGCCTTCGACGACGCCGCGCTGCCTGCGGCGGTGCAGCAGCAGGCCGACGCGCAACCCGCGGCGGCCGCGCACCGCGTCAAGGTTGCCGACAAGCGAATCATCAACGGCCAGACCGACGTCAATCAGTTGGTGCCGTTCAAGTACAAATGGGCCTGGGAAAAGTACCTGGCCACCTGCGCCAACCACTGGATGCCGCAGGAAATCAATATGTCGCGCGACATCGCGCTGTGGAAGAACCCGAACGGTCTTACCGAGGACGAGCGCCGCATCATCAAGCGCAACCTGGGTTTCTTCGTGACGGCCGACTCCCTGGCCGCCAACAATATCGTGCTGGGCACCTACCGGCACATTACGGCGCCCGAATGCCGCCAGTTCCTGCTGCGCCAGGCATTCGAGGAAGCGATCCACACCCACGCCTATCAATACATCGTCGAAAGCCTGGACCTGGACGAGTCGGAAATCTTCAATGCTTATAACGAAGTCCCGTCCATCCGCGCCAAGGACGAATTCCTGATCCCGTTCATCGACGCGATCGCCGACCCGAACTTCCATACCGGCACGCCCGAGGCCGACCAGACGCTGCTGAAGTCGCTGATCGTCTTCGCGTGCCTGATGGAAGGCCTGTTTTTCTATGTCGGCTTCACGCAGATCCTGGCGCTTGGCCGCCAGAACAAGATGACCGGCGCTGCCGAGCAGTACATGTACATCCTGCGCGATGAATCCATGCACTGCAATTTCGGCATCGACCTGATCAACACCATCAAGCTCGAAAACCCGCACCTCTGGACGCCGGAGTTTCGCGAAGAGATCCGTGGTCTCTTCCTGAAAGCCGTCGAACTCGAATACGCCTACGCCGAAGACACAATGCCGCGCGGTGTACTGGGCCTGAACGCGCCGATGTTCAAGTCGTACCTGCGCTTCATCGCCAACCGCCGTTGCCAGCAGATCGGCATCGAGGCACTGTTCCCGCAGGAAGAGAACCCCTTCCCGTGGATGGCGGAGATGATCGATCTCAAGAAAGAGCGAAACTTTTTCGAAACCCGCGTAATCGAATATCAAACCGGAGGCACGCTGAGCTGGGAGTAAACGGTTCAGGGTGCCGGAAGGCAAGTAACGTAGCGATAGGCGGCGCGCATGAGCGTGTCGCCTATCGGCGCCATTTGAAATGGCTCGCGCCATGAGGAGCGGGGGCCATATCAAATGGCAGTGCCGTATTCATTAGCGCAAACCGTAGTAGCTGTCGCCTTAACAGGGGCAGCGGCATGCGCCGATGAATAGCCCGGGCATCGGTCCGCCGCAAGGCGGACCGGTGCACGGGTTTAAGTTCTGGGACCCCTGAACCTAAGGAGCATGTCATGGCAACTGCCAAGAAGGCCGCCAAGAAGGCGGTGAAGAAGTCCGCAGCCAAAAAAGCTGTGAAGAAAGCCCCCGCCAAGAAAGCAGCGGTGAAGAAGGTCGCTGCCAAGAAGGCGCCGGCCAAGAAAGCCGCAGTGAAAAAAGTCGCCGCCAAGAAGGCAGTGAAGAAGGCGGTGAAGAAGGCTCCGGCCAAGAAGGCCGCGACCAAAAAGACCGCGACCAAGAAAACCGCAACCAAGAAAGTCGCCGCCAAAAAAGCGCCGGCCAAGAAAGCTGCGGTGAAGAAGGTCGCGACCAAGAAGGTCGCGAAAAAGGCCGCCAAGAAAGCGCCCGCCAAAAAGGCGGCTGCCAAAAAGGCCCCTGCCAAAAAGGCTGCCGCGAAAAAGCCTGCTGCAAAGAAGGCTGCCGCCAAGAAGCCTGCCACGCCGCCTTCGACCGCTGCCGCTCCGGGCGCGAAGACCGCGTTGAACCCCGCAGCGTCGTGGCCGTTCCCGACGGGCGGCCGTCCGTAAGCTCGGCAACGCAGTACCGCTGTACGAAAGCCACCTGGCCACGCCAGGTGGCTTTTTTACGCGCGCTCGAAGGCTGGCCTGTGATGCGTTGACCTCGCGCGCGACATGGCCGCATGCAAGATGATCGATGGTGGCGCGGATGCCATGACATCGTGCGACAATTGATCCGCCGTAAGACCCCCTTTCAATATCTCACTTTCTACAAAAGCAGGTGGCCATGTTCGGCGACATCTTCCGCTTCCTTCTCGATACTGTTTTCACGGTGTTCGGCGCCGCCCTGGTCGCACGAGCCTGGATGCACGCTGTACGCATGCATCCTTTCAATCCGGTGGCGCGCTTCATCTACCAGGCAACCAACTGGCTGGTGAATCCCCTGCGCCGCATCGTGCCGTCGCGCGGCGCCGTGGACTGGGCTGCACTGATAGGCGCGTGGCTGACAGCGCTGGTCTACCTGCTGCTGATGTGGGTGACCTCGCTCGGCATGATCATCCCCTTGTCCGCGCTGCCCATCGCCTTGGGCATTTCATTGCTGACGGTGGTGAAGTGGGTCTTCAATCTCATTGTCTGGGTCACGCTGGCGCAGGCGATCCTGTCCTGGGTCAACCCCAGCGCGCCCATCATGCCGGTGCTGCAGACCCTGACCGACCCATTGCTCGATCCGATACGGCGCTTGCTTCCCCGTGCCGGCATCGACTTTTCGCCGCTGGTGCTGCTGGTGCTGGCTCAGATCGCATTGATGATCATCACCCGGGTGACGTACACGGCTTTCGGCCTGTAGCCGCCATCATCCGCGCAAAAAAGGCCGGCCATTTTGCATGGCCGGCCTTTTTCGTGCAGCGGGGCGAACCCCACTCCTACGCAATTACATCGGCGTGACGCGCGTCGGCCCGTTGCCGCTGATGACCTGTACGCGTTGGCCGACGCTGACGGGCACATCGGCCGCCTGCGCCACAACGCGGGTTTCGCCATTGTCCAGGCGGACCGTGATTTCCAGGCCCGACGTGGTCCCTACGCGGTTTTCCACCATATTGCCCGCCAGGGCGCCCAGGATGGCACCGCCGACGGTTGCGATGGTACGCCCGCTGCCGCCGCCGACGGCATTGCCGGCCACGCCGCCCAATGCGCCACCGGCAAGGAGGCCAGCGCCGCTGGACTTGTCGTTCTCGATGGTGATGGGGCGCACGCCGGTGACGGTACCCGTGCGCACGATCTGCTCGCGCTGAGCCTGGTCGTAGCTATACACGGCGCTCGAGGCGCTGCGGTTCGCGCAGCCGGATATCACTGCGACCGACGCGACGACAGCGGTAAGCGCCACCCAACGGGCGGCGCGCGTACGGCCGAGGGATACGGAGTGGACGTTTTGGTTCATGGTGAAGCGACTCCTGTCGGTATATGCCAGCGTAATGGATGATACTCCCGCGGTATGCGAGTCCACCGGCGGAAACCGGTGGCGGAAATACGCTGCAACGTTTTCTTTACGTTAGTCCCGCCGGGGCGGAGCAAGTTTCAGGCCAAGGCCCTTGCCCAGCAAAAAAACTAGGCGGCAGGCGGCAGCGAGCGGCCATACGCCCGTTGCAGCATGCCGCTTATGCTTTCCCGCGACGGCTGGTGGTTCTGCGCGCCCCGCGAGGCGATCTTGATGGC
Coding sequences within it:
- a CDS encoding ribonucleotide-diphosphate reductase subunit beta: MINWEDDNVALQPAQPTATPAGGMPVRAATGAFDDAALPAAVQQQADAQPAAAAHRVKVADKRIINGQTDVNQLVPFKYKWAWEKYLATCANHWMPQEINMSRDIALWKNPNGLTEDERRIIKRNLGFFVTADSLAANNIVLGTYRHITAPECRQFLLRQAFEEAIHTHAYQYIVESLDLDESEIFNAYNEVPSIRAKDEFLIPFIDAIADPNFHTGTPEADQTLLKSLIVFACLMEGLFFYVGFTQILALGRQNKMTGAAEQYMYILRDESMHCNFGIDLINTIKLENPHLWTPEFREEIRGLFLKAVELEYAYAEDTMPRGVLGLNAPMFKSYLRFIANRRCQQIGIEALFPQEENPFPWMAEMIDLKKERNFFETRVIEYQTGGTLSWE
- a CDS encoding histone H1-like DNA-binding protein; amino-acid sequence: MATAKKAAKKAVKKSAAKKAVKKAPAKKAAVKKVAAKKAPAKKAAVKKVAAKKAVKKAVKKAPAKKAATKKTATKKTATKKVAAKKAPAKKAAVKKVATKKVAKKAAKKAPAKKAAAKKAPAKKAAAKKPAAKKAAAKKPATPPSTAAAPGAKTALNPAASWPFPTGGRP
- a CDS encoding YggT family protein — translated: MFGDIFRFLLDTVFTVFGAALVARAWMHAVRMHPFNPVARFIYQATNWLVNPLRRIVPSRGAVDWAALIGAWLTALVYLLLMWVTSLGMIIPLSALPIALGISLLTVVKWVFNLIVWVTLAQAILSWVNPSAPIMPVLQTLTDPLLDPIRRLLPRAGIDFSPLVLLVLAQIALMIITRVTYTAFGL
- a CDS encoding glycine zipper 2TM domain-containing protein, which codes for MNQNVHSVSLGRTRAARWVALTAVVASVAVISGCANRSASSAVYSYDQAQREQIVRTGTVTGVRPITIENDKSSGAGLLAGGALGGVAGNAVGGGSGRTIATVGGAILGALAGNMVENRVGTTSGLEITVRLDNGETRVVAQAADVPVSVGQRVQVISGNGPTRVTPM